One stretch of Myxococcota bacterium DNA includes these proteins:
- a CDS encoding 1-deoxy-D-xylulose-5-phosphate reductoisomerase encodes MKRLALLGATGSIGTQTLDVVSRFPERLRVTALSAGRSIDLCVQQCKQFRPEVVSVARAEDVPRLREAVGDPKLRIVSGPEGLLEVATHDADLLVGALVGSAGLAPVVAALRLGRDVALANKEVLVTGGPLVMAEARRAGAKLLPLDSEHVAIAQCLAGHPMSAVKKIWLTASGGPFRKADRATLAAAGPEQALKHPNWDMGAKITIDSATLMNKGFEVIEARWLFDLPVERIGVLVHPESIIHSFVEYADGSWLAQLGIPDMRIPIAYTLGMPERFPLPDLPPLDLLALGALHFEAPDPERFPALRLAFEALAAGGTAPAALNAANEIAVAAFLAREIPFTAIAETAEEILATLPVLPGLSLEEIAEVDERARARARRRIEERLH; translated from the coding sequence GTGAAGCGGCTCGCGCTCCTGGGCGCCACGGGCTCGATCGGCACGCAGACGCTCGACGTGGTGTCGCGCTTCCCCGAACGGCTGCGAGTCACTGCGCTCTCGGCGGGCCGCTCGATCGACCTGTGCGTGCAGCAGTGCAAGCAGTTCCGGCCCGAGGTCGTGTCGGTCGCGCGCGCCGAGGACGTGCCGCGCCTGCGCGAGGCGGTGGGCGACCCGAAGCTGCGCATCGTGTCGGGGCCCGAAGGGCTGCTCGAGGTGGCGACTCACGACGCGGACCTCCTGGTCGGCGCGCTGGTCGGCTCGGCGGGTCTCGCGCCGGTGGTGGCCGCGCTGCGGCTCGGCCGCGACGTGGCGCTGGCGAACAAGGAAGTGCTCGTGACCGGCGGCCCGCTGGTCATGGCCGAGGCGCGGCGCGCGGGAGCGAAGCTCCTGCCGCTCGACTCCGAGCACGTGGCGATCGCCCAGTGTCTCGCGGGTCATCCCATGAGCGCCGTGAAGAAGATCTGGCTCACGGCCTCGGGCGGCCCGTTCCGCAAGGCCGACCGCGCGACCCTGGCCGCGGCCGGCCCGGAGCAGGCGCTCAAGCACCCGAACTGGGACATGGGCGCGAAGATCACCATCGACTCGGCCACGCTCATGAACAAGGGCTTCGAGGTGATCGAGGCGCGCTGGCTGTTCGATCTGCCGGTCGAGCGCATCGGCGTGCTCGTCCACCCCGAGAGCATCATCCACTCGTTCGTCGAGTACGCCGACGGCAGCTGGCTCGCGCAGCTCGGAATTCCCGATATGCGCATTCCCATTGCTTACACTCTCGGTATGCCGGAACGGTTCCCCCTGCCGGACCTGCCGCCCCTCGATCTGCTCGCGCTGGGCGCGCTCCACTTCGAGGCGCCCGATCCCGAGCGCTTCCCGGCGCTGCGCCTGGCCTTCGAGGCGCTGGCGGCGGGCGGCACCGCGCCCGCGGCGCTGAACGCCGCGAACGAGATCGCCGTGGCGGCGTTTCTGGCGCGCGAGATTCCGTTCACGGCGATCGCGGAAACGGCCGAAGAGATCCTGGCAACCCTGCCCGTGCTGCCCGGTTTGTCGCTGGAGGAGATCGCCGAGGTCGACGAGCGGGCGCGCGCGCGTGCGCGGCGGCGGATCGAGGAGAGACTGCATTGA